A segment of the Coffea arabica cultivar ET-39 chromosome 8c, Coffea Arabica ET-39 HiFi, whole genome shotgun sequence genome:
TTCAATCAACCAGCAAAGCATCTCTTACCAGGGCGTTTTGGACTTTGGATACAGAGAAAGCAATGGCAGAAGAAAGGATTTGGCAGGAAAGACTTGGAAATCATTTGTTTGGGGGATTTCAAGTGAAAGGAAAGAGAGGAAATCAAGGAAATTGAAAGATTCTGTCTCATTTGTAATTTTGTGGTGAATCGGAATCCTATAGCTTTCTTCGCGTCCGTGTTGATCTTAGTTTACTTTTTACATGTTTTTGCAGCTTGGTTTATGCAAAGATGAGAACCTGGAGTCAACAATTTGACAATTTCAACCAATTCAGGCcacaaatttaaaattctaAGCAACACTTCAAATGTAAATTCACTTATTATAGTATATACACTCTCGCCTGTCGAATGCATGGGAGTtaatctaaatttgaatttaaaatctaaattttgTATACGTCATGCAATCAGTTGTAATAGTATATATTACCAGTTAGTCTTTTGAATAAAGAAGTAtggttaatttgaaaaaaaatgtagCAATATAGAAGTACAATATAAGTAAGtatatgtatttatatagtaacttagatatatttttttttgtcaaagccTTTTGTAAGACTTTTGTGACTTTACAAACCTAAATCCCGAATAAACCTCAAAAGCCGGCCAACTCTCGAGATTCCTCAGGAGACTTATAAACCCATCCAAATCCCCTTCCAGCCCCGATGTGGGATAACTACCTAAGGGGGCAGCTGCTACTAAGACCTAAATATCTTAATGAATATCCACTTGAGAAACAATCAATGAGTTGAGCAGTTTGAACTCTACGACTCTTCTCGAGCAGGCGGTCGGAAATCTGATTCCTAAGACAATAGATAGATGCAACTTAGGAGCAGTAGGCGTCCCCCCTTGTAATAAAATAGAGTTTTTCCTTTGCCACGATCCTCCTTGTAATAGAataggatttaaaaaaaaaaaaaaaaaaaaaaagagtatccACTTGACACCGTTAGAAAAATTGATAGGCTCTTTTTGGTTGGTAAATTAATGTTTTTCCTTTATCAAGTGAAGTTTTGGGTTTGGCATTATGCATGCTCTAATCCTTGTCAATATAATTAGTAATGACCCGCGCTTGATTGAAACCATGCAGTAACAGCCAAACATGCAACCGATAGAATTTGCCTCCTAATTTCCTTGATGTTACTGCGAAACAAAAGAAGGCCAAAATTAAGAAACTAATGAAGCAAAAAGCAAGAGTACATGGAGGTTTATGCACGAATATGCATATGTGCTGCCCACACACTCTACGTAAATACCAGCTGAATTGAGAAATCAATCATTGATTGCTGATATAAAAGCTTGGTTGAACCCAAAGTTGGCGGAGCGACCTTGCTATCAAAATAGCATTCCGTGGTTCCGTCCGAAAGCCGAAAGGCTATAGATGCCCATGTCCATGGCTCCTGCTCGCCTATACAAATAGCATTCGAAGTTATCGTCGCTGAAGTGCACGCAATTAGGCTTGTATATCCTTATCTGCGGAAGGGTCAACAAAGATGGAGGAATTATGACCCAAGAACAAAGCTTTATCCCGCAGGTTTCTGACTTGTGCGCATGCACCGTCTTTCGAGTTGGCCTCAGAAGCCTCAAATTTGGTGGTGATATTGGAAACAAACTCATAGCTGTTATCTTCCCATTTTTGTCCTTGTTCTTCTACCATCCAATTCCATACCTGATAAATAACCAAGAGCCTCCCTAGCAACTCCACCTAACATAAAGCGATCAGAATTTGTAGTAAGATGGCACGAGAAGAGGGAGTATGAGTTATAAATTCAAGTTTGAGACctttatttacattttttcttgataaaaaaagaaaggtagTTATAAATAATTAACATCACAGAGCAGATCAAATTTGCTGTTTTCCCTGAATTGGCAAAACGAAACAATtaagaagagtattttctgACTTGCCATCGTATTTTCCTTGAATTTGCCTTTATAGCCCAATCATTTCTTCTCCCTGTAGCAATAGCAAATAGTATAAAGTATAAACCTCAGGGTTCTGCTTCCTCTCTTCCACACAGTACACAGTACACGCTCAAAAAACAACCGGATAGAATCATAGAAATGCCCCTTACCTTCCATTCCCTCCCATCCTTCCTTCCTCCCTTTCATATTTCTTCTTCCCCAATCCCCGAACACAACTCACTCCCCTTCCCCCTCTGCCTGAAACAATCCTTCCCCACCACTACCACCACCAGCAGAAGCTCCGCCGTTTCCGCCATTGGCCCAGATGGAAAGTTCTATCCAAACCCATCAGATGATGACCCGCCAGTAGCCCCAGAAGACTCAATGCACGGAGTCAGCAAGTTCCAGCAGATTCAACTTCAAGCTGCCCGAGCGAGAAAGCTCCAAGAAGAAGAATTCAAGAAAAACCAGTCCATTTTCGTTGACGCCCTTGCTGAAATTGAGGACCCACCCGAAAGCTCCATTTCTGCCAATGATGAAACTTCGGGGGATGATTTGTTCGGAGAGATTGATAAAGCTCTTgccttgaaaagaaaagagtttGTTAAACAGGGCCTTTTAAAGCCTAATCCCAAAAAGAACGAATCCCAGGCTGTTAGTGGTGCCCAGACTGAGGCTGACATTGATGAGCTTGAGCCTGAAGAAGAAGTTGATTTAGAGGAAATTAAGGAGCTTTCAGGCCTAACTGAGATTTCAGAGGATGATGATGCTGGTGGAAGtgaagaggaagaggaggaggagagctCAGAAAGGTCTGATTTTGAGGCGAGTAATGAACTGAATAATGCTGAGTTTTCTGATTTATCCTCGTTTgatattgattttgatgaatttggtaagagtaaggcTAGAATTGTTGAACCTAAGTTTAGAATGAGTTTAGCTGAGCTATTAGATGAGAGTAAAGTTGTGCCTGTTTCGGTGTATGGGAATTTAGAGGTGGAGATTAGTGGGATTCAGCATGATTCACGGTTGGTGGAGAGTGGTGATTTGTTTGTGTGTTGCGTTGGGAGGAACACCGATGGACATTTGTACTTATCCGAGGCTGATAAGAGAGGAGCTGTTGCAGTTGTGGCGAGTAAAGAGATTGACATTGAGGAGACGTTGGGCTGTAAGGCTTTGGTTATAGTGGAGGATACCAGTGCGGTTCTTGCTTCATTGGCTGCTTCATTTTATAGGTATCCGTCTAAGAATATGTCTGTGATTGGGATAACGGGGACTAATGGGAAGACTACTACTGCATATTTGATAAAGGGGATGTATGAGGCTATGGGATTGAGGACAGGGTTGTTGAGTACTGTGGCGTATTATGTTCATGGGGATAACAAATTGGACTCTTCAAGTACGACCCCTGATGCCGTTTTAATACAGAAGTTGATGGCAAAAATGGTGCACAATGGGACGGAAGCTATGGTTATGGAGGCTTCATCTCATGGATTGGCGTTAGGGAGGTGTGATGAGGTCGATTTTGATATTGCAGTTTTGACAAATATGACAAGGGATCATTTGGATTTTCATGGGACTGAGGAGGAGTATAGGAATTCCAAGGCTAAGTTGTTTTCAAGGATGGTGGATCCTGAACGCCATCGGAAAATTGTAAATATTGATGATCCTAATGCAACGTTCTTCATTGCACAAGGAAGTCCCGATGTGCCTATTGTAACTTTTGCAATGGATAATAAGAATGCTGATGTCCATCCCTTAAAATTTGAGTTGTCTCTGTTTGAGACCCAGATATTGGTTAATACGCCTCAAGGAATATTGGAGATTTCGTCTGGATTGCTTGGGAGGCATAACATTTATAACATTCTTGCGGCTGTTGCTGTTGGGATCGCAGTTGGTGCACCTTTGGAAGACATAGTGAGAGGGGTTGAAGAGGTTGACACCGTCCCAGGTAGATGTGAGTTGATAGATGAGGAACAGGCATTTGGGGTGATTGTGGACTATGCTCACACTCCTGATGCATTGTCTAGACTCCTTGATTATGTAAGGGAGCTCAACCCTAGGAGGATTATCACAGGTACATGAATATTTGCATTCTTTTGTAGCTGATACAAATCTAGAAGGAGCACCATTTTCTTCTGCATGCAGTATACTCAAAATTGTAGTCTTTCTAATATAAGTATCATATATATTTTTAGTTTTGCTCTTCTTGACTTTTATTTTGAGTATCTAACTTTTGcactttcaaacttttattggaATTTTCTCTCAAACCAGATACAGACGTATCTGCTTATGTTTTATCCTGGTTTACTGTAGACTTGGTATATGAAAGAAAGTATCATCTTTGTATGTTATTAAAATGCCCCTTCTGGCTGTTTTTCCATCTTGACTGAGCTCTTTCATTAGAGTTGGTTATATATAGCTTGTTCAACTTGGAGATCAAGATCAGATTAAAACATTTACACTAATGCTGGACTGACTCACAAAATTTGCCAAATATATATGGTGGAAGTCGGGTGTACATTTACACTAATTAGCGTGGCTTTGCCATTAAGGCCACGCCAATTAGTTAAATTTTCATATAACTTTTAATGAGTTAAACACTTTCCAATTTCTCTTACTGAACTAGTAAACAGCATGTTGAAGGTAATGTGAGAGGGGGGAAAAAGCCTGAGCAAATGAAAATCATTTGATGCTGAGAGACGTTTTAAAGTTGTGCTGCTGTTGTAATCTAGAACTTGAATAAGTTGAGTGTATATAACATTTTAAATGTCCTTGGCTACATACTTATGTGttcaactttcttccttctagaAACACATGTTTGACCATTTTCTAGACTATCTGTTGTGGTCACTTGCAGCGTTATGTTTCCCTTGCTTCTTGTGATAATGTAGATATACAGATATGTTCCTAATTGCTTATCGGCATTGTAACATGTGGTGTTCAGTTGTTGGTTGTGCTGGTGAAAGCAATAGAGGGAAGAGGCCGATTATGACAAAGATAGCAACAGACAAAAGTGACGTGACTATTTTGACGTCTGATAATCCAAAGAATGAAGATCCATGTAAGTATTCCAGCAGGAAATGTATTTACACCACTATGGAATCTATCAATCTACAAGCAAAGTTATCTACCATAGCCATTTTTATTAAGATCCTTTTTTCATCTGGGAAGGAAGGGtgttagggggagatgggggtCTTCTGCAGTTCTTACATACGGTAatatcaagtacaagtaacaAATCctacagcttttttttttttttttaaaaaggcgTATGGGTGCATGATAATGATACATGATTATCTTACTTTTACCAGTGGATATATTGGATGACATGTTGGCTGGAGTAGGATGGACTATGCAAGATTATCTGAAACATGGAGAGAATGACTATTATCCTCCTCTTCCTAATGGCCATAGACTTTTCTTGCATGATATAAGGCGGGTAGCTGTACGTTGTGCGGTTGCTATGGGTGAGGAAGGTGATATGGTTGTAAGTTACTAAGCTCCTTGCTTCCTTTGTCTATTTACAGTTAACTACAAATATCATTGTGCATGTAGAACTCATGTAATTATGTATCTAAAGCAGAATGTTTGCAGCGATGATAAAACTGGTTTAGTGATTTCAATATTGGTTATTAGAATCAGAAAGAGTACactgtttcttctttttttttttttttgatacacTGTTTCTATTTTAAGATAGATAGACCTTAATGTCCAAAACGGA
Coding sequences within it:
- the LOC113705059 gene encoding UDP-N-acetylmuramoyl-L-alanyl-D-glutamate--2,6-diaminopimelate ligase MurE homolog, chloroplastic gives rise to the protein MPLTFHSLPSFLPPFHISSSPIPEHNSLPFPLCLKQSFPTTTTTSRSSAVSAIGPDGKFYPNPSDDDPPVAPEDSMHGVSKFQQIQLQAARARKLQEEEFKKNQSIFVDALAEIEDPPESSISANDETSGDDLFGEIDKALALKRKEFVKQGLLKPNPKKNESQAVSGAQTEADIDELEPEEEVDLEEIKELSGLTEISEDDDAGGSEEEEEEESSERSDFEASNELNNAEFSDLSSFDIDFDEFGKSKARIVEPKFRMSLAELLDESKVVPVSVYGNLEVEISGIQHDSRLVESGDLFVCCVGRNTDGHLYLSEADKRGAVAVVASKEIDIEETLGCKALVIVEDTSAVLASLAASFYRYPSKNMSVIGITGTNGKTTTAYLIKGMYEAMGLRTGLLSTVAYYVHGDNKLDSSSTTPDAVLIQKLMAKMVHNGTEAMVMEASSHGLALGRCDEVDFDIAVLTNMTRDHLDFHGTEEEYRNSKAKLFSRMVDPERHRKIVNIDDPNATFFIAQGSPDVPIVTFAMDNKNADVHPLKFELSLFETQILVNTPQGILEISSGLLGRHNIYNILAAVAVGIAVGAPLEDIVRGVEEVDTVPGRCELIDEEQAFGVIVDYAHTPDALSRLLDYVRELNPRRIITVVGCAGESNRGKRPIMTKIATDKSDVTILTSDNPKNEDPLDILDDMLAGVGWTMQDYLKHGENDYYPPLPNGHRLFLHDIRRVAVRCAVAMGEEGDMVVVAGKGHETYQIEGDKNEFFDDREECREALHYVDELHQAGIDTSEFPWRLPESH